A stretch of the Gossypium hirsutum isolate 1008001.06 chromosome D07, Gossypium_hirsutum_v2.1, whole genome shotgun sequence genome encodes the following:
- the LOC107953791 gene encoding signal recognition particle receptor subunit alpha, with translation MLEQLLIFTRGGLILWTCKELGNALKGSPIDTLIRSCLLEERSGAASYNYDAPGASYTLKWTFHNELGLVFVAVYQRILHLLYVDDLLALVRREFSEIYDPKRTVYNDFDETFRQLRMEAEARAEELKKSKQMVKPVNNSKKQGQAQKAGFDKGNKKREGSSAAGGGDDNDEGKGRKLENGHSNGNIFEIDEPRMTAAVNGKENTSSNFSAFDVSKLQKRTKCGKKTDTVVNKGSKVDPKKKVTKKNRVWDDAPPETKLDFTDPVDGNGNEKIEVVPASQGESMMDVEEIISSDSEGEEDDNVQKDSKPEATKKGWFSSMFQSIAGKANLEKGDLEPALKALKDRLMTKNVAEEIAEKLCESVAASLEGKKLASFTRVSSTVQAAMEEALVRILTPRRSIDILRDVHAAKEQRKPYVVVFVGVNGVGKSTNLAKVAYWLLQHNVSVMMAACDTFRSGAVEQLRTHARRLQIPIFEKGYEKDPAIVAKEAIQEATRNGSDVVLVDTAGRMQDNEPLMRALSKLIYLNNPDLVLFVGEALVGNDAVDQLSKFNQKLADLSTSSTPRLIDGILLTKFDTIDDKVGAALSMVYISGAPVMFVGCGQSYTDLKKLNVKSIVKTLLK, from the exons ATGTTAGAACAGTTGCTGATATTTACTAGGGGAGGATTAATCCTCTGGACATGTAAAGAACTTGGGAATGCTCTTAAAGGATCACCAATTGACACCTTGATCCGGTCTTGTCTTTTGGAGGAACGCTCTGGTGCAGCATCATATAACTATGATGCCCCAGGTGCTTCTTATACCCTCAAGTGGACCTTCCATAATGAGCTTGGCCTTGTATTTGTTGCTGTTTATCAGCGTATTCTCCATCTTTTGTATGTGGATGATCTTCTTGCACTGGTCAGGCGTGAGTTCTCTGAGATTTATGATCCGAAAAGGACTGTTTATAATGATTTTGACGAAACTTTTAGGCAGCTTAGGATGGAAGCAGAAGCTAGGGCTGAGGAGCTTAAGAAATCAAAACAGATGGTTAAGCCTGTCAATAACAGTAAGAAGCAAGGGCAGGCTCAGAAAGCTGGTTTTGATAAAGGAAATAAGAAGAGGGAGGGTAGCTCGGCTGCTGGTGGTGGGGATGATAATGATGAAGGAAAGGGTCGTAAATTGGAGAATGGGCACTCCAACGgtaatatttttgagattgacGAACCTAGGATGACAGCTGCTGTAAATGGTAAAGAAAATACTAGTTCCAATTTTAGTGCTTTTGATGTAAGTAAGCTCCAGAAAAGGACTAAATGTGGAAAGAAAACTGACACTGTAGTTAACAAGGGTTCCAAGGTGGACCCTAAGAAAAAGGTTACAAAGAAGAATAGAGTTTGGGATGATGCACCTCCAGAGACAAAATTGGATTTCACTGATCCAGTggatggaaatggaaatgagaagATAGAGGTTGTTCCAGCAAGTCAAGGTGAAAGTATGATGGATGTAGAAGAGATTATCAGCAGCGATAGTGAAGGTGAAGAAGATGACAATGTGCAGAAGGATAGCAAGCCTGAAGCTACGAAAAAGGGCTGGTTTTCCTCCATGTTCCAGAG TATCGCTGGAAAGGCAAATTTGGAGAAGGGAGACCTGGAACCAGCTTTGAAGGCTCTGAAGGATAGGCTTATGACCAAGAATGTG GCTGAGGAGATAGCGGAGAAGCTTTGCGAATCAGTAGCTGCAAGTCTTGAAGGGAAAAAATTGGCCTCATTCACAAGGGTCTCTTCAACAGTGCAG GCTGCAATGGAAGAAGCCCTTGTTCGTATTTTAACTCCTCGGCGCTCCATTGACATACTGAGGGATGTGCATGCTGCCAAGGAACAGAGGAAGCCGTATGTTGTTGTCTTTGTTGGAGTTAATGGAGTTGGGAAATCAACAAATCTAGCCAAG GTCGCATACTGGCTTCTGCAGCATAATGTCAGTGTTATGATGGCTGCTTGTGATACATTCCGATCTGGTGCTGTTGAGCAGTTGAGGACACATGCACGCAGACTCCAG ATTCCTATATTTGAGAAAGGGTATGAGAAAGATCCTGCAATTGTAGCAAAGGAAGCAATTCAGGAGGCCACTCGTAATGGTTCAGATGTTGTTCTTGTTGATACAGCTGGTCGGATGCAG GATAATGAACCGTTGATGAGAGCCCTTTCGAAGCTTATATACCTCAATAATCCAGACCTTGTCTTATTTGTTGGAGAGGCACTAGTTGGGAATGATGCTGTTGATCAGTTATCAAAATTCAATCAG AAATTGGCTGACCTCTCTACTTCTTCTACTCCAAGATTGATTGATGGGATTTTGCTCACCAAGTTTGACACTATTGATGATAAG GTCGGAGCAGCATTGTCAATGGTTTACATATCTGGAGCACCGGTTATGTTCGTTGGGTGTGGGCAGTCATATACAGACCTGAAGAAACTTAACGTCAAATCGATCGTCAAGACACTGCTGAAATGA
- the LOC107953795 gene encoding probable LRR receptor-like serine/threonine-protein kinase At2g24230, whose product MGFGFFGSLLILSLFFKHFTCQLPNTDGFYVSNFLNKMGSNSSLSYNFPGSVCSWVRVNCDDTKENVIALKASGLGLSGLIPDTTIGKLAQLQSLDLSNNKITALPSDFWSLVSLKSLNLSYNQISGSLPNNIVNFGLLEVMDLSGNNFSGEIPTTISSLVSLKVLKLGGNGFEWSIPEGILNCQSLVSLDFSSNHLNGSLPDGFGAAFPKLKTLNLARNEIHGRVMDVAEMKSLTSLNISRNLFKGSVVGVFQGQLEVIDLSKNEFQGHISQVQFKWSHLIYLDLSENQLSGEIFMNLSQAQNLRHLNLACNRFASQKFPRIEMLLGLEYLNLSKTSLIGHIPSLANQNLKSLDVSQNNLSGEIPISLLEKLHFMERYNFSYNNLTLCDSGLSSEILETAFYGSLNNCPIAANPALFKRRPHTHKGFKLALALTLSVVCLLGGLLLLAYSCRKKSMTWIVKQPSYKEENISGPFSFQTDSTTWVADVKQSASVPVVIFEKPLLNLTFADLLTATSNFDRGTLLAEGKFGPVYRGFLPGGNHVAVKVLVHGSRLTNQEAARELESLGRIKHPNLVPLTGYCLAGDQRIAIYDYMENGNLHNLLYDLPLGVQATEDWSTDTWEEEGNNGVHNVGSKGLLQTWGFRYKIALGVARALAFLHHGCSPPLTHRDVKASSVYLDSNLEPRLSDFGLASVFATGAEDEIVPPEPKSDVYCFGVVLFELTTGKKPIGDDYPEEQAANLVSWVRGLVRKSQGSKAIDPKIRETGPGYLMEEALKIGYLCTADVPNKRPTMQQIVGLLKDIEPRATV is encoded by the coding sequence ATGGGTTTTGGTTTCTTTGGTTCTTTACTAATTCTGTCACTCTTCTTCAAGCATTTTACTTGTCAACTACCCAACACTGATGGGTTTTATGTCTCTAACTTCTTGAACAAAATGGGTTCAAACTCTTCTTTGTCTTACAACTTCCCTGGTTCTGTTTGTTCGTGGGTGAGGGTGAATTGTGATGATACCAAGGAGAATGTTATTGCATTGAAGGCTTCAGGTTTAGGCCTTTCTGGTTTGATTCCTGATACCACCATTGGAAAGTTAGCTCAGCTTCAGTCATTGGATCTTAGCAATAACAAAATCACTGCTTTGCCTTCAGATTTTTGGAGTTTAGTCTCACTTAAGAGTCTTAACCTCTCATATAATCAGATTTCAGGGTCTCTCCCAAACAATATTGTCAACTTTGGTCTGCTTGAAGTTATGGATCTCTCTGGTAATAATTTCTCTGGGGAAATTCCTACAACTATAAGCTCACTAGTTAGTTTGAAAGTTCTTAAGCTTGGTGGTAATGGGTTTGAATGGAGCATTCCTGAAGGAATTCTAAATTGCCAGTCTTTGGTTTCACTTGATTTCTCTTCAAACCATCTAAATGGTTCCTTGCCAGATGGTTTTGGTGCTGCATTTCCTAAGCTCAAAACTTTAAACCTTGCTAGAAATGAGATTCATGGCAGGGTTATGGATGTTGCCGAAATGAAGTCTCTAACAAGCCTTAACATTTCCAGGAACTTGTTTAAGGGTTCAGTTGTGGGTGTATTTCAAGGGCAGTTGGAAGTGATTGACCTCAGCAAGAACGAGTTTCAAGGTCACATTTCTCAGGTACAATTCAAGTGGTCTCATTTGATTTATCTAGACTTATCTGAGAACCAACTCAGTGGAGAAATTTTCATGAATCTCAGTCAAGCTCAGAATCTTAGACATCTTAATCTTGCATGTAatagatttgctagccaaaaatTCCCGAGAATTGAAATGCTTTTGGGTTTAGAGTATCTCAACTTGTCTAAAACCAGCCTCATTGGCCACATTCCATCACTGGCTAACCAAAACCTCAAATCACTTGATGTTTCACAAAACAATTTGAGTGGAGAAATCCCCATTTCTCTCTTGGAAAAACTCCATTTTATGGAGAGATACAACTTCTCTTACAACAACTTAACCCTTTGTGATTCAGGGTTATCTTCTGAGATCTTGGAAACAGCCTTTTATGGCTCATTAAACAATTGCCCTATTGCTGCAAATCCTGCCCTTTTCAAAAGAAGACCCCACACACATAAAGGGTTCAAGCTTGCCCTAGCTTTAACCCTCTCCGTGGTCTGCTTGCTTGGTGGATTGCTATTATTAGCCTATAGTTGCAGAAAGAAATCCATGACATGGATTGTTAAGCAACCTTCATATAAAGAGGAGAACATTTCAGGTCCTTTTTCCTTTCAAACGGATTCAACCACATGGGTGGCTGATGTTAAGCAGTCAGCATCAGTCCCAGTAGTGATATTTGAGAAACCATTATTAAATCTAACATTTGCAGACCTCTTGACTGCAACTTCTAATTTCGATCGAGGCACACTACTAGCAGAAGGGAAATTCGGGCCTGTTTATAGGGGATTTCTGCCTGGTGGAAACCATGTAGCTGTTAAAGTTTTGGTTCATGGATCAAGATTAACAAACCAAGAAGCTGCAAGAGAGCTCGAGTCTCTTGGTCGAATCAAACACCCCAATCTTGTTCCATTAACTGGTTATTGCTTGGCTGGGGATCAAAGGATTGCCATTTATGATTACATGGAGAATGGGAACTTGCATAACTTGCTCTACGACTTGCCACTTGGTGTTCAAGCAACTGAGGATTGGAGCACTGATACATGGGAAGAAGAAGGCAACAATGGTGTACACAATGTTGGGTCTAAAGGACTATTGCAAACCTGGGGATTTCGATACAAAATCGCCCTTGGTGTTGCACGAGCACTGGCATTTCTTCATCACGGTTGCTCACCTCCATTAACCCACAGAGATGTTAAAGCTAGTAGTGTTTATCTTGACTCAAATTTAGAGCCTAGATTATCTGATTTTGGACTAGCTAGTGTTTTTGCGACTGGTGCAGAGGATGAAATTGTACCACCTGAACCAAAATCCGATGTATATTGCTTTGGGGTTGTTTTGTTTGAGCTAACAACAGGGAAAAAGCCAATTGGAGATGATTATCCAGAGGAACAAGCAGCAAATTTAGTGAGTTGGGTTCGAGGGTTGGTGAGAAAGAGCCAAGGATCGAAAGCTATTGATCCTAAAATCCGTGAAACAGGGCCAGGTTATCTAATGGAGGAGGCCCTGAAGATTGGATATTTATGCACAGCTGATGTTCCCAACAAGCGACCAACCATGCAACAGATTGTTGGTCTTCTCAAAGATATTGAACCAAGAGCTACTGTATGA
- the LOC107953793 gene encoding probable WRKY transcription factor 32, with protein sequence MAETESQAKRHEGKQYDNSEGEEEEEEEEEEVDELEDEEEEEEEGVSRVNESHGAGTAPSSDAEVRDSQLETLTNDDRCERLRENPTSELKEGAESKEQVKIAHQKVLPSLVVQRAEAPKQHLLQSSVSPTSSSQPSPTSITQDISSPPTPTLPAQSHSDQKVNGASPPVANQQNPSNLKMLSFVPVVKTPVSDGYNWRKYGQKQVKSPKGSRSYYKCTFSNCQVKKIECSDQTGHVIEIVNKGIHSHEPPRKMNFTRENKILSSAVPLSIVREQPSRIPNDSDPSTSSKESLPEPTVNTERKRQCSSGSDGHGDVQMKKEFLSEAEPNKRRKKGDAVCAGSVVKAGKKPKFVVHAAGDVGISGDGYRWRKYGQKMVKGNCNPRNYYRCTSAGCPVRKHIETAVDNTNAVVITYKGVHDHDMPVPKKRHGPSSAPLVAAAAPASMNNLQLAIADGEQKQVTSTKWSVGTEGELTGEAVDLGGEKAMESARTLLSIGFEIKPC encoded by the exons ATGGCTGAGACTGAGAGCCAAGCAAAACGACATGAGGGAAAGCAATACGACAATTCAGAAGgggaggaggaggaagaagaagaagaagaagaagtggaCGAGTTAGAGgatgaagaggaagaggaagaggaaggaGTGAGTAGAGTTAATGAGTCGCACGGGGCTGGAACGGCGCCGTCGAGTGATGCTGAGGTGAGAGACTCGCAATTGGAAACCCTAACAAATGATGATCGTTGTGAga GGTTGCGGGAAAATCCTACTTCGGAATTGAAGGAAGGAGCTGAATCTAAG gAGCAAGTTAAGATAGCCCACCAGAAAGTTTTGCCTAGTTTGGTTGTCCAGCGTGCAGAAGCTCCAAAACAACATCTGCTCCAGTCATCTGTTTCTCCAACTTCTTCATCACAACCATCACCAACTTCTATTACACAAGATATTTCATCTCCTCCCACTCCAACTCTACCAGCACAAAGTCATTCAGATCAGAAGGTTAATGGCGCATCTCCTCCTGTAGCAAACCAGCAAAACCCTTCTAATCTTAAAATGCTATCCTTTGTTCCCGTTGTGAAGACACCTGTGTCTGATGGTTACAATTGGCGGAAATATGGTCAGAAGCAAGTGAAGAGTCCTAAAGGTTCTCGAAGCTATTACAAATGCACATTCTCCAATTGTCAGGTCAAAAAGATAGAATGCTCTGATCAGACGGGCCATGTAATTGAGATTGTTAATAAAGGCATACATAGTCATGAACCACCACGGAAAATGAATTTTACAAGGGAAAACAAGATTTTATCATCTGCTGTGCCTCTTTCAATTGTCAGAGAACAGCCTAGCAGAATACCTAATGATTCTGATCCTTCTACATCTTCTAAAGAATCTTTACCAGAACCAACTGTAAATACTGAAAGAAAACGACAGTGTTCAAGTGGCTCTGATGGGCACGGTGATGTGCAAATGAAGAAAGAGTTTTTGAGTGAAGCAGAAccaaataaaag GAGGAAGAAAGGTGATGCAGTTTGTGCTGGTTCTGTTGTAAAAGCTGGGAAAAAACCTAAATTTGTTGTGCATGCAGCTGGTGATGTAGGAATCTCTGGCGATGGATATAGATGGCGAAAATATGGACAGAAAATGGTGAAAGGAAATTGTAATCCCAG GAACTACTATAGATGCACTTCTGCTGGGTGTCCTGTTCGTAAGCATATTGAGACAGCTGTAGATAATACAAATGCTGTCGTTATAACATATAAAGGTGTTCATGACCATGACATGCCTGTACCAAAAAAGCGGCATGGCCCTTCAAGTGCTCCTCTCGTTGCTGCTGCTGCTCCTGCTTCTATGAACAATTTACAACTTGCAATAGCTGATGGAGAGCAAAAGCAAGTTACATCAACAAAGTGGTCAGTGGGTACAGAAGGTGAATTGACCGGTGAGGCTGTAGACCTTGGAGGTGAGAAGGCAATGGAATCAGCTAGAACGCTACTGAGTATCGGATTTGAAATCAAGCCATGCTGA